The following proteins come from a genomic window of bacterium:
- a CDS encoding DNA-3-methyladenine glycosylase I, whose amino-acid sequence MFQVKNKTRCPWVGENPLYVKYHDQEWGVPVCKDNKIFEFLVLESAQAGLSWLTILKKRQNYKKAFAGFNVKKVAKFNAKDFKRLMADAGIVRNKLKIAAAINNAQRFLEVKKEFGTFSKYMWSFVESKPIKHKIKTLKDYPVKIKEAEDWAGDLKKRGFKFLGATICYAHMQAVGMVNDHAVNCFKYEK is encoded by the coding sequence ATGTTTCAAGTTAAAAACAAAACACGGTGTCCGTGGGTTGGGGAGAATCCCTTATATGTTAAATACCACGACCAAGAATGGGGTGTTCCAGTATGTAAAGATAATAAGATTTTTGAGTTTCTTGTTTTAGAAAGCGCACAGGCGGGTTTAAGTTGGCTAACCATTTTAAAGAAACGCCAAAACTATAAAAAAGCTTTTGCGGGGTTTAATGTAAAAAAAGTTGCCAAATTTAATGCTAAAGATTTTAAGCGTTTGATGGCCGATGCCGGCATTGTTCGCAATAAATTAAAAATTGCGGCTGCTATAAATAATGCTCAAAGGTTTTTAGAAGTTAAAAAAGAATTCGGAACGTTTAGTAAATATATGTGGAGCTTTGTTGAGTCAAAACCGATTAAGCATAAAATAAAAACTTTAAAAGATTATCCTGTTAAAATTAAAGAAGCCGAAGATTGGGCTGGCGATTTAAAAAAGCGTGGTTTTAAGTTTTTGGGTGCTACAATTTGTTATGCACATATGCAGGCGGTGGGTATGGTAAACGACCACGCGGTAAATTGTTTTAAATACGAAAAATGA